In a single window of the Pyrococcus sp. NA2 genome:
- a CDS encoding ABC transporter permease, translating into MIADILNVLSNTFISMVPLTLAAVGEIITEKSGVVNIGLEGIFILSAFTSTVVTFYTGNPYLGLLVGIIVGALSGVLHGAISVYLKGDQIIAGVGFNSLAYGISILSLVSLWHSHGSSPSVEKIPMIGKGSFFISPLTPLAIIVGILAWWWLYKTPSGLKLRACGEDPKAAEAMGVNVHRTRFYATVIGASLTGLGGAYLVVGWIGQFTKFISAGRGFIALANVAFSNWNPLMAIVGGFIFGFFDALAIYLPIKIQQITGKVITAESNLFRTIPYLATLIIVSLIMKKVKMPRALGKPYIKE; encoded by the coding sequence ATGATAGCTGATATCCTCAACGTTCTCTCGAACACTTTCATCTCTATGGTTCCTTTAACGTTGGCTGCGGTGGGCGAGATTATAACCGAGAAATCTGGAGTCGTTAACATAGGACTCGAGGGAATATTCATACTCTCAGCATTTACGTCAACGGTGGTTACATTTTATACAGGCAACCCCTATCTCGGCCTCTTGGTTGGAATAATCGTTGGGGCACTTTCAGGGGTCTTGCATGGGGCAATAAGCGTCTACCTAAAGGGAGATCAGATAATAGCTGGGGTCGGATTCAACTCTTTGGCCTATGGAATCAGTATACTTTCCCTCGTGAGCCTCTGGCACAGTCACGGCTCATCTCCATCCGTGGAAAAGATTCCAATGATTGGTAAGGGCTCATTCTTCATCTCTCCCCTCACCCCCCTGGCAATAATCGTTGGAATACTCGCATGGTGGTGGCTCTACAAGACGCCCAGCGGTCTTAAGCTTAGGGCTTGCGGTGAGGACCCAAAGGCAGCTGAAGCCATGGGAGTTAACGTTCACAGGACGAGGTTCTATGCCACCGTCATTGGGGCGTCTCTAACTGGCCTTGGAGGGGCTTACCTGGTGGTTGGATGGATAGGGCAGTTCACGAAGTTCATATCGGCTGGAAGGGGATTCATAGCACTGGCAAACGTTGCTTTCAGCAACTGGAATCCACTCATGGCCATAGTTGGGGGCTTCATCTTCGGCTTTTTCGATGCGTTAGCGATATATCTCCCAATAAAGATACAGCAAATCACCGGTAAGGTCATAACAGCTGAATCAAACCTTTTCAGGACAATTCCCTACCTAGCCACGCTTATTATAGTATCGTTGATAATGAAGAAGGTTAAGATGCCAAGGGCCCTAGGGAAGCCTTACATCAAGGAGTGA
- a CDS encoding ABC transporter permease — MLNLEKLTEVLISVVMAFIVGAVVLLLLGHHPLEVYSILFKYGYTNINYLLNKSTPLIMTGLAFSIPSIAGVFNIGGESQLYVGAFLGLLVAYYTGNAIIAIIVGSLAGALLGLFIGILRVYRGINEVITAIMVNWIFYYLIAYLIASRFYNPEVSHESVPVPKSARIPSIGDLSLIFIIAVAVAIAYYYLLYFTDIGYKLRVSGISPASARYAGFDPNKSILVSMFLGGMAAGLGGVLLVLGVTYSIDDTLTAIYGLGFTGIGIGLLGRNHPIGIIFSSLFLSGLLIGGQWVELKTGAPPELADTLIGVIVIALAIPYAYRMLMKRIREGRA; from the coding sequence ATGCTTAATCTAGAAAAGCTCACAGAGGTCTTGATATCGGTGGTAATGGCGTTCATCGTTGGAGCCGTAGTCCTCTTGCTCCTGGGCCATCATCCCCTTGAGGTGTATTCGATACTGTTTAAATACGGCTACACCAACATAAACTACCTCCTGAACAAGAGCACGCCCCTCATAATGACTGGATTGGCTTTCTCAATACCATCAATAGCAGGCGTTTTCAACATCGGTGGGGAAAGCCAGCTCTACGTGGGAGCGTTTCTAGGCCTACTAGTGGCCTACTACACGGGTAATGCCATAATTGCAATAATAGTTGGCTCCCTCGCTGGAGCACTTTTGGGGCTCTTCATAGGAATCTTAAGGGTCTACAGGGGGATAAATGAGGTGATAACAGCGATAATGGTCAACTGGATATTCTACTATCTGATAGCATATCTCATAGCATCGAGATTCTACAATCCCGAGGTTTCGCACGAATCAGTTCCTGTTCCAAAGAGTGCGAGAATTCCAAGCATCGGAGATTTGAGCTTGATATTCATCATAGCTGTTGCCGTTGCAATTGCCTATTACTACCTCCTCTACTTTACGGATATAGGCTATAAGCTTAGGGTCTCTGGGATATCCCCGGCTTCAGCTAGGTACGCAGGCTTCGATCCGAACAAGTCAATACTGGTCTCGATGTTCCTGGGTGGAATGGCCGCGGGCCTTGGAGGAGTGCTCTTAGTCCTGGGAGTAACGTACAGCATAGATGACACCCTCACCGCCATCTACGGCCTGGGATTCACTGGAATAGGAATAGGGCTACTCGGAAGGAACCATCCAATTGGGATAATATTTTCATCCCTCTTCCTCTCGGGACTCCTGATAGGTGGTCAGTGGGTCGAGCTAAAGACCGGGGCTCCCCCCGAGCTCGCCGATACTTTGATAGGAGTCATAGTGATTGCACTCGCAATACCCTACGCTTACAGGATGTTGATGAAGAGGATAAGGGAGGGAAGGGCATGA
- a CDS encoding ABC transporter ATP-binding protein — protein sequence MKAIEMEGIVKVYPDGVVALRGVNFSVEEGEIHGLLGENGAGKSTLMRILYGEIKPTKGKIRVFGKEVQFNGPWDAIKEGIAMVYQHFTLIPTFTVLENLYLAMLSVNPGISIEEVRRIAKDKMEEVGLEVPLDEVVENLPVGVQQRVEIIKALMANAKILILDEPTSVLTPVEVKELFKTLKKLKENGITIIFITHKLKEVKEVTDRVTVLRRGEVVGVANTREVSERELAKMMVQREVVMKIEKKPATPGDVVLRVNDIWVKDDRGLDAVRGISLELREGEILGIAGVQGNGQRELAEALAGIRGVVKGKIEFLGKDITNLKANERYKLGIAYVPDSRKVGLVYEMNVVENTVLTNMQSVMRGKRISWEKAENLARSIIERFEALVPSLSTPVKHLSGGNQQKVMVGREIIREPKVIIVSEPTQGLDIAATEFIRKTLLELRDQGKAILLISTDLDEILQLSDRIAVIYEGRIMGIGKAEEFSIERLGLLMGGVNA from the coding sequence ATGAAGGCAATTGAGATGGAAGGAATAGTCAAGGTTTATCCAGATGGGGTTGTCGCTTTGAGGGGTGTCAATTTCAGCGTTGAGGAAGGTGAGATCCACGGTCTTCTTGGCGAAAATGGGGCCGGTAAGTCAACTTTAATGAGAATACTCTACGGAGAGATTAAACCGACCAAAGGTAAAATAAGGGTCTTTGGTAAGGAAGTTCAATTTAACGGTCCCTGGGATGCGATTAAAGAGGGCATAGCAATGGTCTATCAGCACTTCACATTGATACCCACCTTCACAGTTCTCGAGAATCTCTACCTTGCGATGCTCTCAGTTAATCCAGGAATAAGCATTGAGGAAGTGAGGAGAATTGCGAAGGATAAAATGGAGGAGGTCGGCCTTGAAGTTCCCCTTGATGAGGTCGTGGAGAACTTACCAGTTGGAGTTCAGCAGAGGGTTGAGATAATAAAGGCCCTCATGGCAAACGCAAAGATACTTATTCTAGACGAGCCCACATCAGTCTTAACACCAGTAGAGGTCAAGGAACTGTTTAAGACCCTGAAAAAGCTCAAAGAAAACGGAATAACTATAATATTCATTACTCACAAGCTCAAGGAAGTGAAGGAGGTCACGGATAGAGTCACGGTTCTTAGAAGGGGAGAGGTCGTCGGTGTTGCCAACACCAGGGAAGTCTCCGAGAGGGAGCTGGCGAAGATGATGGTTCAGAGGGAAGTCGTAATGAAGATAGAAAAGAAGCCGGCAACCCCAGGAGATGTAGTTCTTAGGGTCAATGATATCTGGGTGAAAGATGACAGGGGATTGGATGCCGTTAGAGGAATCTCTCTGGAGCTTAGGGAAGGTGAAATACTTGGAATTGCGGGCGTTCAAGGCAACGGGCAGAGGGAATTGGCTGAGGCTTTGGCCGGAATAAGGGGAGTTGTTAAGGGAAAAATAGAATTTTTGGGAAAGGATATAACGAATTTGAAGGCCAATGAAAGGTACAAACTCGGAATAGCCTACGTTCCAGATTCAAGGAAGGTTGGACTTGTCTATGAGATGAACGTAGTTGAGAATACCGTGTTGACGAACATGCAATCGGTGATGAGGGGTAAGAGGATCTCCTGGGAGAAGGCTGAGAATCTCGCTAGGTCCATAATTGAGAGATTTGAAGCTCTTGTCCCTTCCCTCTCGACTCCTGTAAAGCATTTGAGCGGTGGAAATCAGCAAAAGGTGATGGTTGGGAGGGAGATAATAAGGGAGCCAAAGGTGATAATAGTCTCTGAGCCAACCCAGGGGTTAGATATAGCCGCAACGGAGTTCATAAGGAAAACCCTGCTAGAGCTTAGGGACCAGGGAAAGGCCATCCTACTTATCTCAACTGATCTGGATGAGATACTTCAGCTGAGCGATAGGATAGCGGTGATATACGAGGGAAGGATAATGGGAATAGGAAAAGCGGAGGAGTTTTCAATTGAAAGACTCGGCCTCCTGATGGGTGGTGTGAATGCTTAA
- a CDS encoding BMP family protein encodes MRKMGLVLSLVGLLLVSIAAGCIGGTTETQEKKVKVAILFDVGGRGDLSFNDMAYLGAERAKKELGVEVEYMTPKSKEDMVPLLEQLAQSKEYDLLVLVGFLWTSPLNEVADKYPDQKFALIDSTTGKVRQNEVDILFREQEVAALMGVIASGMAYELGGDTIGAVAGMDIPPLWKFHIGYLFGAKYFEKKTGKPVKLLWQYTGTFGDTQVGYNTAMQLLQQGAKVLYGLAGLTHVGMFDAVRDWNEQGRGKALAMGQDASQEWYAPKYIPISGAKRVDVAVYDAIKMVVDGTWKGGIITLGLKENGVGYWDLDGVRQFAEFAKEAGKLKDMTPDEVVQIVKEQREKYIKPYVWDIVHELEEKIKNGEIVFKTPKTHEEYEQIIRELEKGNLNAALEKGSVE; translated from the coding sequence ATGAGGAAGATGGGTTTAGTTTTGTCACTCGTTGGCTTACTCCTGGTTTCAATTGCAGCTGGGTGCATAGGGGGAACAACCGAAACCCAGGAAAAGAAGGTTAAGGTTGCCATTCTATTTGACGTTGGTGGAAGGGGTGACTTAAGCTTCAACGACATGGCCTATCTAGGTGCTGAGAGGGCAAAGAAGGAGCTTGGAGTTGAAGTTGAATACATGACTCCAAAGTCAAAGGAGGACATGGTTCCATTGCTTGAGCAGTTAGCTCAAAGCAAGGAATACGATCTACTAGTCCTTGTAGGATTCCTCTGGACCTCACCACTTAACGAGGTTGCGGACAAGTATCCAGACCAGAAGTTTGCCCTCATAGATTCCACAACTGGAAAGGTTAGGCAGAATGAGGTGGACATACTATTCAGGGAGCAAGAAGTTGCCGCCCTTATGGGAGTCATAGCCTCTGGAATGGCTTATGAGCTTGGAGGAGACACGATTGGGGCTGTAGCGGGAATGGACATACCACCGCTCTGGAAGTTCCACATAGGATACCTCTTCGGTGCTAAGTACTTCGAGAAGAAGACAGGAAAACCAGTGAAGCTTCTCTGGCAGTACACTGGAACGTTTGGAGACACTCAGGTGGGATACAACACTGCAATGCAACTCCTACAGCAGGGGGCAAAGGTTCTCTATGGATTGGCTGGTTTGACCCACGTTGGAATGTTTGATGCGGTTAGGGATTGGAACGAGCAGGGAAGAGGAAAGGCCCTAGCCATGGGTCAAGATGCGAGCCAAGAATGGTACGCTCCAAAGTACATTCCAATAAGCGGTGCTAAGAGGGTTGACGTTGCAGTTTATGATGCAATAAAGATGGTCGTCGATGGAACCTGGAAGGGTGGAATAATAACATTGGGACTCAAGGAAAACGGAGTTGGATACTGGGACTTGGATGGTGTGAGGCAATTCGCTGAATTTGCAAAGGAGGCAGGAAAGCTGAAGGACATGACTCCTGATGAAGTAGTTCAGATAGTCAAGGAGCAGAGGGAGAAGTACATAAAGCCCTACGTCTGGGACATAGTTCATGAGCTTGAGGAGAAGATAAAGAACGGTGAGATAGTCTTCAAGACTCCAAAGACGCACGAGGAGTACGAGCAGATAATAAGAGAACTTGAGAAGGGCAACTTAAACGCAGCCCTCGAGAAGGGTTCGGTTGAGTGA
- a CDS encoding shikimate kinase, whose protein sequence is MKGYGEAGSAITVINAFATGKGAAVGIDMWTRAEVEITGEGIEGEIFVRGRELKDHRLVSAAVEVFTELLGEKFGVKFRITSDIPVGKGLKSSSAAANAISFAISEALKLELSEIDIIKLGVEIAKRAGVTITGAFDDACASYFGGLCITDNINLRVLLRERVEVEDVVILIPEQTVLTEKLKGIDFSVLSPYIEVAFKLAMHGEWKKALVINGLVYSTFLGYDPRPIREALKLGAFVGLCGKGPSIFALTEKVDELVDAWKEFGEVIVTRLR, encoded by the coding sequence TTGAAGGGTTACGGGGAGGCAGGTAGCGCCATCACAGTTATCAATGCCTTTGCAACGGGAAAGGGCGCAGCCGTGGGAATAGACATGTGGACGAGGGCTGAAGTTGAGATAACGGGCGAAGGAATAGAAGGGGAGATCTTCGTTAGGGGAAGGGAACTTAAAGATCATAGACTTGTAAGTGCCGCTGTCGAAGTCTTCACGGAATTATTGGGAGAGAAGTTTGGTGTCAAATTTAGGATAACTTCGGATATACCCGTGGGTAAGGGTCTCAAGAGTAGCTCAGCAGCCGCTAATGCAATTTCTTTTGCAATATCTGAAGCCCTAAAGCTTGAGCTGAGCGAGATTGATATCATAAAACTGGGAGTTGAGATAGCAAAGAGGGCTGGAGTTACCATAACCGGGGCATTTGATGATGCATGTGCCTCTTACTTTGGAGGCCTGTGCATAACGGACAATATCAACCTCAGAGTTCTCCTAAGAGAGCGAGTTGAGGTTGAAGATGTTGTTATCTTAATTCCCGAGCAAACAGTTCTGACGGAGAAGCTTAAGGGCATAGACTTCTCGGTTCTCTCCCCCTATATAGAGGTTGCGTTCAAGTTAGCCATGCATGGGGAATGGAAAAAAGCCCTCGTAATAAATGGCCTTGTTTATTCAACTTTCCTGGGATATGACCCGAGACCCATTAGAGAGGCTCTTAAGTTGGGTGCCTTCGTTGGCCTTTGCGGAAAGGGTCCCTCGATATTTGCACTAACAGAGAAAGTTGATGAACTGGTCGATGCATGGAAAGAATTCGGGGAAGTCATCGTGACCAGGCTTAGGTAG
- a CDS encoding shikimate dehydrogenase — MDINAKTKVYGLIGKPVRHSLSPIMHNALFEKYNINAVYLAFEVELGRLRDAIMGAKALGIMGLNVTMPHKVEVTKFLDELSDEAREIGSVNTIANEDGRLVGYNTDGIGARKALERVTEVEGSKVLILGAGGAGRAIAYELSKVAEVVVLNRTLEKAKELEKFGVKGDSLEELPYYIEWADILINATSVGMGEERSIVPKNLLRPSLVVMDIVYKPLLTRLLRDARSMGCVTVDGLWMLVYQGAESFKIWTGVEVDVEFMRRVALEGLRGGR, encoded by the coding sequence ATGGATATAAATGCAAAAACAAAGGTCTATGGACTCATTGGAAAGCCAGTTAGACACTCTTTAAGTCCGATAATGCACAATGCCCTCTTTGAAAAGTACAACATTAATGCCGTTTACCTGGCATTCGAAGTTGAGTTAGGTAGATTGAGAGATGCAATAATGGGAGCGAAGGCCCTGGGAATCATGGGTCTTAACGTCACAATGCCACACAAAGTTGAGGTAACGAAGTTCCTCGATGAACTTTCGGATGAGGCAAGGGAGATAGGTAGCGTCAATACCATAGCGAATGAAGATGGAAGGTTAGTTGGGTACAACACGGATGGGATAGGAGCCAGAAAGGCTCTGGAGAGAGTCACGGAGGTTGAAGGGTCAAAGGTTTTAATCCTTGGAGCAGGGGGTGCTGGAAGGGCGATAGCTTACGAACTTTCCAAAGTGGCAGAAGTTGTAGTTCTAAATAGAACCCTTGAAAAGGCAAAGGAGCTTGAGAAATTTGGCGTTAAAGGGGATTCCCTGGAGGAACTCCCCTATTACATCGAGTGGGCCGATATCTTAATTAACGCAACATCCGTTGGGATGGGAGAGGAGAGGAGTATAGTTCCAAAGAACCTTCTAAGGCCTAGTCTAGTTGTCATGGACATAGTGTACAAGCCATTGTTGACGAGACTCTTAAGAGATGCAAGATCGATGGGATGTGTTACTGTTGATGGTTTGTGGATGTTGGTCTATCAGGGGGCTGAGAGCTTTAAGATCTGGACGGGAGTAGAGGTGGACGTTGAATTCATGAGGAGGGTCGCCCTTGAAGGGTTACGGGGAGGCAGGTAG
- a CDS encoding 3-dehydroquinate dehydratase yields the protein MIAGVILAETIEDAIRKIRLHDADLFELRVDKLVDFSGIEDLSNYSSRLIITIRKREEGGFREFKEEERLELFKKFLTLKPRYVDIELNSEIRDEVIALARKHGSGVILSYHNFRETPPFERLVELVKVMEGYSPDVMKIVTYARDMKDNITVIKLYEIAENLVAFCMGSKGRLSRIFSAVYSPFTYASLEESAAPGQLTVEEVREIMRIIGG from the coding sequence ATGATTGCCGGGGTTATTCTAGCTGAGACTATTGAGGATGCAATCAGAAAGATTAGGTTGCACGATGCTGACCTCTTTGAGTTAAGGGTTGATAAGCTTGTTGACTTCTCTGGGATAGAGGATCTCTCAAATTATTCATCCAGGTTAATAATAACGATCAGGAAAAGGGAGGAGGGAGGATTCAGGGAATTTAAGGAGGAGGAAAGGCTTGAACTATTTAAGAAGTTCTTAACGCTGAAGCCGAGATACGTTGATATAGAGCTGAACTCTGAGATCAGGGACGAGGTAATTGCCTTAGCTAGGAAACATGGTTCGGGGGTTATACTGTCTTACCACAACTTCAGGGAGACACCTCCTTTTGAAAGGTTAGTTGAGCTTGTTAAGGTCATGGAAGGTTATTCCCCCGATGTGATGAAGATAGTCACGTACGCTAGGGACATGAAGGATAACATAACGGTGATAAAGCTATACGAGATTGCGGAGAATCTCGTTGCCTTTTGCATGGGTTCCAAGGGAAGGTTGTCAAGGATATTCAGCGCTGTTTATTCCCCGTTCACATATGCCTCCCTGGAGGAGAGTGCCGCTCCAGGTCAATTAACTGTGGAAGAAGTTAGAGAGATCATGAGAATAATAGGGGGTTAA
- the aroB gene encoding 3-dehydroquinate synthase has translation MKAPIFAPLSELSSLVESLNPYKIAVLTDENVEKLWLPRVLEILDGYEVLKLVIPEGEEQKSIDTAITIWDRLFDFGFTRKSLLIGLGGGVITDLAGFVASTYMRGTLLGFIPTTLMAQVDAAIGGKTGVNFHGKNIIGTFYLPNFILISLETLSTLPMVEILNGLAEIVKYAILDANVYEILRAIRDPREVTKNLELIKASVDVKLRIVREDLRESGKRRVLNLGHTVGHAIEKLSDYKIKHGFAVSIGLAAAAKVGEFLYGFDSGKVIELLERFNLPRKLPFEPEKVISAMKMDKKAWYGRIVFIVPIEIGKVSIEEVPEEVILKSLEDLT, from the coding sequence ATGAAAGCTCCAATATTTGCCCCCCTCTCGGAACTATCATCTCTAGTCGAGAGTTTGAATCCCTACAAGATAGCCGTGTTAACGGATGAAAACGTTGAAAAGCTGTGGTTGCCGAGGGTTCTTGAAATTCTGGATGGTTATGAAGTTCTGAAGCTCGTGATTCCTGAAGGGGAAGAGCAGAAGAGCATTGATACCGCAATAACCATATGGGATAGACTCTTTGACTTCGGCTTTACGAGGAAATCGCTTCTAATAGGTTTAGGTGGAGGTGTGATAACGGATCTCGCGGGATTCGTCGCTTCAACTTACATGAGGGGGACATTACTGGGATTCATTCCAACGACACTAATGGCCCAAGTTGATGCCGCCATAGGAGGGAAAACTGGGGTGAACTTTCATGGAAAGAACATCATAGGTACTTTCTACCTTCCAAACTTCATACTGATTAGCCTAGAAACGCTTTCAACGCTACCAATGGTTGAAATTCTAAACGGGCTTGCTGAGATAGTCAAGTATGCCATTCTCGATGCAAACGTTTATGAAATTCTCAGAGCTATAAGGGATCCCAGGGAAGTAACGAAGAACCTAGAACTAATAAAAGCTTCAGTTGATGTGAAGCTGAGAATAGTCCGTGAGGATCTGAGGGAGAGTGGGAAGAGGAGGGTGCTTAACCTAGGTCATACCGTTGGACATGCAATTGAGAAGCTCTCGGACTACAAAATAAAGCATGGATTTGCAGTTTCAATTGGCCTCGCTGCTGCCGCAAAGGTCGGTGAATTCCTTTATGGCTTCGATTCTGGAAAGGTTATCGAACTACTTGAGAGGTTTAATTTGCCAAGAAAGCTACCATTTGAGCCTGAGAAAGTTATAAGTGCGATGAAGATGGATAAGAAGGCCTGGTATGGAAGAATAGTCTTCATAGTTCCCATTGAGATTGGGAAGGTTTCAATAGAAGAGGTTCCGGAGGAGGTAATCTTAAAGTCCCTGGAGGATCTCACATGA
- the aroF gene encoding 3-deoxy-7-phosphoheptulonate synthase translates to MKVMKEYKEKTVVKVGDVKIGEGFTIIAGPCAVESQEQIMKVAEFLAELGIKLMRGGAFKPRTSPYSFQGHGEKALIWMRRAADEYGLSIVTEVMDTRHVELVSRYADILQIGARNSQNFELLKEVGRQEKPVLLKRGMGNTVQELLYSAEYIMSQGNENVILCERGIRTFETSTRFTLDISAVPVVKELSHLPIIVDPSHPAGRRSLVIPLAKAAYAVGADGIIVEVHPNPESALSDAKQQLNFEEFKRLLDELRALGWRGP, encoded by the coding sequence ATGAAGGTTATGAAGGAGTATAAAGAAAAGACGGTCGTTAAAGTTGGAGACGTGAAGATCGGAGAAGGATTCACAATTATAGCTGGTCCTTGTGCAGTTGAAAGCCAGGAACAGATAATGAAAGTTGCCGAGTTCCTGGCCGAGCTTGGAATTAAGTTGATGCGTGGTGGTGCATTTAAGCCAAGAACCTCTCCCTATTCCTTCCAGGGACATGGTGAGAAGGCGCTAATATGGATGAGAAGGGCGGCTGATGAATATGGGCTTTCAATTGTCACGGAGGTCATGGACACCAGACACGTCGAGCTTGTCTCAAGGTATGCTGACATACTTCAAATTGGGGCCAGGAACTCTCAAAACTTCGAATTGTTAAAAGAAGTTGGAAGACAAGAGAAGCCTGTGCTATTGAAGAGAGGTATGGGAAATACAGTTCAAGAGCTACTTTATTCCGCAGAATACATAATGAGCCAGGGAAATGAGAATGTAATACTCTGTGAACGTGGCATAAGAACGTTTGAGACCTCGACCAGGTTCACACTCGACATTTCAGCAGTTCCAGTGGTTAAAGAGCTCTCTCACCTCCCAATTATAGTTGATCCATCACATCCAGCTGGGAGGAGAAGCCTCGTGATACCCCTTGCAAAGGCCGCCTACGCCGTTGGGGCGGATGGCATAATTGTTGAGGTTCATCCAAATCCCGAGAGTGCACTTTCGGATGCAAAGCAACAACTGAACTTCGAAGAATTCAAAAGGCTACTGGACGAGCTGAGGGCTTTAGGATGGAGGGGGCCTTAG
- a CDS encoding transketolase family protein produces MEALAKMKVESFREAFGQALVDIGRRNEKIVVVDADVKKSTKTIYFEKEFPERFIQVGISEQDMIGTAAGLAIAGKIPVVSAFAVFLMRAWEQIRNTVARDNLNVKIIATHSGFSDYLDGSSHQCLEDIALMRVLPNMKVVVPADAYATRVLLEQIVEDEGPAYMRIGRDYAPRVYDGEELRLGHANVLREGSDVLIISAGVMVSMALRAAEILRGKGIEAGVVDVHTVKPLDEGTLTRLARKVNLVVTAEEHSIYGGLGGAVAELLSEKVPRRVIRIGTSTFGRSSRDYLSLLERYGLTAEAISSKIMEVLK; encoded by the coding sequence ATGGAGGCCCTAGCTAAAATGAAAGTGGAAAGCTTTAGGGAAGCCTTTGGTCAAGCCCTAGTTGATATTGGCAGGAGAAACGAGAAGATCGTGGTGGTCGATGCGGACGTTAAGAAGTCGACGAAGACTATATACTTTGAAAAGGAATTCCCAGAAAGGTTCATACAAGTTGGAATCAGCGAGCAGGACATGATAGGAACGGCGGCAGGGTTGGCCATAGCTGGAAAAATTCCGGTAGTCTCTGCCTTTGCAGTTTTCCTAATGAGGGCCTGGGAGCAGATCAGAAATACCGTTGCAAGGGATAACCTGAATGTTAAAATAATCGCAACTCATTCAGGTTTCTCCGATTATTTAGATGGTTCATCTCATCAATGCCTGGAGGATATAGCCCTAATGAGGGTGCTTCCGAATATGAAGGTTGTGGTGCCTGCAGATGCCTATGCAACTAGGGTTCTCCTGGAGCAGATAGTGGAGGATGAAGGGCCAGCGTACATGAGGATTGGAAGGGACTATGCTCCAAGGGTGTACGATGGAGAAGAACTTAGGCTCGGACATGCAAATGTTCTAAGGGAGGGAAGCGACGTTCTAATAATAAGTGCTGGGGTCATGGTCTCAATGGCCTTAAGGGCAGCTGAAATTCTGAGAGGTAAAGGAATTGAGGCCGGTGTAGTTGATGTACATACTGTAAAGCCTCTCGATGAAGGTACATTGACTAGACTTGCCAGGAAAGTTAACCTGGTTGTCACAGCTGAGGAGCACTCAATATATGGGGGCCTTGGTGGGGCCGTTGCTGAGCTATTATCTGAGAAGGTTCCAAGGAGGGTCATAAGGATAGGCACGTCAACCTTTGGAAGATCGAGTAGGGATTACCTATCCTTGCTTGAGAGATATGGCTTGACCGCCGAGGCAATTTCCTCAAAGATTATGGAGGTATTAAAATGA
- a CDS encoding 1-deoxy-D-xylulose-5-phosphate synthase N-terminal domain-containing protein: MSEALVEKLKEVLRPVNNFHLDSSLSCLSIMQAIFEIKRENDVVIVSKGHSAPAFYVILWKLGLLKSEDLETFAEIDGLPSHITREIPFAEVSSGSLGQGLSVANGIALAKRIDGDDGRVFVILGDGELDEGQIWEAAMTASHYGLDNVIAVVDRNFGQLTGSTEEIMRKEPLAEKWKAFGWEVREVRNDVETIKETMIELDSVKGKPKVIIAKI; the protein is encoded by the coding sequence ATGAGTGAGGCTTTAGTGGAAAAGCTCAAGGAAGTTTTAAGGCCAGTAAACAACTTTCACTTAGACTCTTCTTTGAGCTGTCTCAGCATAATGCAAGCGATTTTTGAAATTAAGAGGGAAAATGATGTGGTAATAGTAAGCAAGGGGCACTCAGCACCAGCTTTTTACGTTATACTCTGGAAGCTCGGCCTATTAAAGAGCGAAGACCTTGAGACATTTGCCGAAATAGATGGACTTCCAAGCCACATAACTAGGGAAATTCCATTTGCAGAGGTGTCGAGTGGTTCCCTGGGGCAGGGTCTTTCCGTAGCGAATGGTATAGCACTTGCAAAGAGGATTGATGGGGATGATGGCAGGGTCTTCGTGATCCTTGGAGATGGAGAGCTGGACGAGGGACAGATATGGGAGGCGGCCATGACGGCCTCGCACTATGGATTGGATAACGTGATAGCAGTTGTCGATAGGAATTTTGGCCAGCTAACTGGATCTACCGAGGAGATAATGAGGAAGGAACCTCTAGCAGAGAAATGGAAGGCCTTTGGATGGGAGGTTAGAGAGGTTAGGAATGATGTTGAAACGATAAAGGAAACAATGATTGAGCTTGATAGTGTGAAGGGGAAGCCCAAGGTTATAATCGCAAAGATCTAA